The stretch of DNA TCGGCGTTGCCAGTTCCATGGACCAGCTAATCAACCGTTTTGCCGGTGATGATGGAACCATCGACACCCGCGAGGATTCCCTGAATCGTCGTCTGGACAACGTCGAGCAGAGCCGCGCGGACCTCAATGAGCGAATGGACCGCCTGGCGCAGCGGTACCGCTCCCAGTTCGCCAGTCTGGACGCCTCCATCGCGGAAATGCAGCAGACCAGCAGCTTCGTGTCCAACAACCTCGGCGGAGGTGGCGGAATCGCCAGCCTCGCCGGGATGAATATCTAACCAGCCCGAAACCCAGGGTTTGCGGACCGGAACCACGAGGAGCGAGACCATGACCTACAGCAATCCGCGGGCCGCCCTGTCCCAGTACAAGCAGTCGAGCCTCCAGACCGAGGTCTCCGCTGCCAGCCCGCACCGCCTAATCCAGATGCTCATGGGTGGGGTTCTGGAGAAGATCGCCACGGCTCGCGGCCACATGGAGCGCGGCGACACCCAGGAGAAGGGCCGCAACATTGGCTGGGCCATCTCCATCATCTCCAGCCTCCACCAGAGCCTGGACTTCGAGCAGGGCGGGGAAATTGCCGGTAATCTTGAGGCCCTCTATGACTACATGATCCGGCAACTTACCCAGGCCAATCTCTCGAACAGTATCGAGAAGCTGGATGAAGTCGCGGATCTGATGCGCGACATCAAGGCCGGTTGGGACGAGATCCCCGCAAGCTATCACCACCGGACCGCGAACTCGGCCGGTGCATCCTACGTCACTGCCTGACCATCGATGGCCGATGCACCGCCCCCGTTGCCACGCCTACCGGCATCGCTGGAAGAGCTGGCGCAGCGCGTGGAAGCCCTTACCCGGGAAATGATCGCCGGCAAGGAGGCCGACGACTGGGGAAGGGTCACGAATGCCGAAACGGAGCGGCGTCCGCTCGTTCGTGAACTCATTGAGGCCGGATTCCAACAGGAGGGGGGAGAGACGGCCGATGAGTGGTTGCGCTGGCTGCTCGCTACGGAAAACGAGATCATCGAACGGGGGCGGAGTATCCGCTCCGAACTCCTGCAGGAGGCGCAGACGGCCTCGGAGGGCCAGAAAGCGGCGCGGGCGTACGAGCGGCACCGAGAGTAGCAGGACTGTTCCGGTACGGGCCCGCCGATCGAGATTCATCTACCCAGCATCCTATTTGCTCCGCAATACGAAGTTGCACTGGGAGCGTGAATGTAGGAGCGAGCATGAAGGGGATTGTCCTCGCCGGCGGTACCGGAACTCGACTTCACCCTCTAACCTATGGGGTGAGCAAGCAGCTCATGCCCGTTTATGATAAACCGATGGTTTATTATCCCCTCTCGGTTCTTATGCTCGCTGGTATTCGGGAAATACTGCTTATCACTACGCCCCGAGACCAAGAAGCTTTCCGCACCCTGTTGGGAGACGGTTCCCAATGGGGAATTGCCATCGAATACGCCGTTCAGGATGAACCCAGAGGGTTGGCTGATGCCTTCCGGGTCGGGAAAAGTTTTATCAATGGGCGGCCAGTGAGCCTGATATTGGGTGACAACATATTTTACGGGCAAGGCCTGAGTAGCCTCCTCAAGAAGGCCGCCTCACGAAAAAAAGGGGCAACCGTATTCGGGTACTATGTGAGTGACCCGGAGAACTATGGAGTTGTTGCGTACGATCAGGACTGGAATATCGTAGACATTCAGGAAAAGCCGCCGCACCCACCCTCTCATTACGCGATAACTGGACTGTACTTTTATGACGGCCAAGTCGCGGAGGTTGCAGCCGAGCTCGAGCCTTCACACCGCGGAGAGCTTGAGATTACGGATGTTAACCGCGCGTACTTGGAAGAAGGTATGCTCAATGTAGAGCCTCTGGGCCGTGGCACGGCTTGGCTGGATACCGGGACCCACGGTGCGCTTCTGGATGCCGCTAATTTTATTAAAGTAGTGGAGGACCGGCAGGGTTTGAAAATTGCCTGCCTCGAGGAAATTGCCTACCGAATGGGTTTCATCTCGACAGAGGCTTTAGAGTGGCAGGCGGCATCTTTGGCAAAGAGTGGGTACGGGCAATACCTTTTGAAGGTTTTGCAGGAGGCTCGATGAGGGCGTTGGCCATGAGTAATTAAAGGATTATCAGTGCCAGCTTAACCGGATTAACCCTCGCCCCGCAAGCTCAATTTCCAAGTGCAGCATCTCCCCCGCCGAATGGGCCCACTTTTGCAGCTAAAAATTGATTCTGAGGTGTTCTAGAATGCCCCATATACGTACCTTAGCCTGTACTTTTTTATTGTTTCTTTCTCGGTGAATATTTAGTGGAATGGTTTGAACAATATAGTAGCGGTCATGGTAAATCGTCGAGTACTAGCGAATATGCTTTTTCTTTTCGGCTGCTGCATTGGCATTGACCTTTGATGATGCAACGCGAGGACTGTCAAAGTATGGAAAAAGTTCTGGTGACAGGCGGAGGCGGTTATATCGGGTGTGTCTTGGTTCCTCAGCTGTTGGAATGTGGATACGCTGTAAGGATCTTGGATCGGTTCTTTTTTGGCCGGGACCTAATCGCGAATCATGAACATATAGAGATTATTCGAGAAGATAGCCGCCGAATTCGCGCGGACCATTTGGCGGGTATCGACCATGTTATCGATCTGGTGGCCCTTTCCAACGACCCAAGTGGCGAACTCTTCGAACAATCGACTTGGGAAATCAACCATGGTTCTCGCGTGCATACGGCCAATCTTGCCAAGCAATTGGGAATAAAACGCTATATTTTCCCCAGCTCGTGCAGCATCTATGGTTTTCAAGAGGCAGGTGTGGTGGCTGATGAGAATAGCCCTATCAACCCACTCACTACATACGCAAAGGCAAATCGCAAAGCGGAAGAAGGCATTCTTCCATTGGCTGATTCCGAGTTCTGCGCCGTCGCTATGCGGCAAGCGACTGTTTACGGGTACTCTCCGCGCATGCGATTTGACCTAGCCGTCAATGGCATGACCTATGGGGCGTTAATAACCGGCAAGCTGCCTCTCCTGCGCGATGGAACGCAATGGCGGCCTATGGTGCATGTCCAAGATACTGCCCGGGCTCTGGCATTCATGCTTAGCGCTGACGTTGAAAGAATTAATGGCGAAATCTTTAATGTTGGTTCCCCTGAAAATAGTTATCAGCTCGAGTCGTTGGCAAAGAAGGTCGCCAAGACCGTTCCCAGGGATGTGGAAATCGAATGGTATGGCGATCCCGACCATCGTTCCTATCGTGTGGCTTTCGATAAAATTGAATCTCTCGGTTTCAAAGCCCGGTATGTAGCCGAAGACGGGGTACGAGAGGTAACGCGTGCCTTGGAAGAGGGACGTACGGACAAGACTAGTAAAACCCTTACGTTGAAGTGGTACCAGGAGTTGGTGAAGTGGCACGCGCTCATTCAACAGACTGCCATGCATGGCGGTATAGTGGACCTCCCTTGACGGGTCGTTTTCACAAGCCTTTCTGATTTCCGT from Thiohalospira halophila DSM 15071 encodes:
- a CDS encoding NAD-dependent epimerase/dehydratase family protein; translation: MEKVLVTGGGGYIGCVLVPQLLECGYAVRILDRFFFGRDLIANHEHIEIIREDSRRIRADHLAGIDHVIDLVALSNDPSGELFEQSTWEINHGSRVHTANLAKQLGIKRYIFPSSCSIYGFQEAGVVADENSPINPLTTYAKANRKAEEGILPLADSEFCAVAMRQATVYGYSPRMRFDLAVNGMTYGALITGKLPLLRDGTQWRPMVHVQDTARALAFMLSADVERINGEIFNVGSPENSYQLESLAKKVAKTVPRDVEIEWYGDPDHRSYRVAFDKIESLGFKARYVAEDGVREVTRALEEGRTDKTSKTLTLKWYQELVKWHALIQQTAMHGGIVDLP
- the fliS gene encoding flagellar export chaperone FliS; this encodes MTYSNPRAALSQYKQSSLQTEVSAASPHRLIQMLMGGVLEKIATARGHMERGDTQEKGRNIGWAISIISSLHQSLDFEQGGEIAGNLEALYDYMIRQLTQANLSNSIEKLDEVADLMRDIKAGWDEIPASYHHRTANSAGASYVTA
- the rfbA gene encoding glucose-1-phosphate thymidylyltransferase RfbA; amino-acid sequence: MKGIVLAGGTGTRLHPLTYGVSKQLMPVYDKPMVYYPLSVLMLAGIREILLITTPRDQEAFRTLLGDGSQWGIAIEYAVQDEPRGLADAFRVGKSFINGRPVSLILGDNIFYGQGLSSLLKKAASRKKGATVFGYYVSDPENYGVVAYDQDWNIVDIQEKPPHPPSHYAITGLYFYDGQVAEVAAELEPSHRGELEITDVNRAYLEEGMLNVEPLGRGTAWLDTGTHGALLDAANFIKVVEDRQGLKIACLEEIAYRMGFISTEALEWQAASLAKSGYGQYLLKVLQEAR
- the fliT gene encoding flagellar protein FliT, coding for MIAGKEADDWGRVTNAETERRPLVRELIEAGFQQEGGETADEWLRWLLATENEIIERGRSIRSELLQEAQTASEGQKAARAYERHRE